CCCTCTCTCTTCAAAATTTTTATACAAATCAAAACTTGCCCCAGCGGGTGAAAATATAACAGAAAGTAATTCATTTTTTTGTGATTTGTTATTTGTGATCCAATCGGAATCAATCTTTTTCCTAATTTCTTTCATAAGTGAAGTGAGATCATCAAAGTAAAATATAGGGAGACCTGTTTTGTCTAACTCTTCTTTCCAAATATCCTTAGCTTTACCAAAAACAAAGAGTGGACATTCTATTTCTTTCCAACGAAGTATGAGAGGTTCTATTGGTTCTACTTTCGGAATTCCACCTAAGATCAAATAGATGGGGTCTCCTTTTTTAAAACCAGAAATACCAGACAACATTGAATGTAAATTTGTCGATTTAGAATCATTGATAAATTTTATCGATTTGTAATCTGGATTCAAAGATTCTGTTGGGATCGATTGGAAACGGTGAGGTAATCCAAAAAAAGTTTTTAATTGTTCTTGGATTTGGTTAGGGTTTAATCCAACAACTTCCGCAAGTGCAATCGCAAAACACAAATTCATCAAGTTGTGTTTGCCGTTTAAAGGAAATAAGGAAGCATCATACACAAAATTTGGTGTATGGACTTGGTCAGGATTTTGGCTAATACAATAGGATTGGTTATCTCCAACTAAATGCAAATTGGAATCCAATGGTTTTTGGAAAGGAGTAAATGCAAAAAAATTCGGATTCACAAAACATTGGTGATCTTTTGATTCCAAATTTTGAATTTTCCATTTTGCCGTCGCATAAGATTCCATTGTTTTGTGTCGTTCTAAATGATCCGATGCTAAATTTAAAATAGCTGAGGCCGTTAATTGTAAGTTAGGTGAATCTTCGAGTTGGTAGCTGGACAGTTCTAATACTACACAATCATTTTCTTCCAAACAAAAAGATGTAAAAGGGACTCCAATGTTCCCACCCATTTTCACTTTGGGGAATTTTTTTTGTAAGAGATGGAATGTTAATGCTGTGGTGGTTGATTTTCCATCTGTGCCAGTGATTCCAATGATAGGTCCTTTATAAAAGATTCTACCAAGTGTGATTTCACTGAGAATGGGGATTTTTTTTTGAATCGCAATCCCAAGGTAGGGATGATTTGGAAGGATCCCAGGACTTTTGATGATACATTCGATTCCTTCAAAATTGGCTTGTGGCTCTTTATCTGACAAAACTTGGGAGTAAAGGGAGTGGTTTGCTTTTTCTGGGAAGGAATCAGCGAGGATGACTTTTTTACCAAGTGAAGTAAGGAGTTTGGCTGCGGAATCACCAGAGGCTCCACCCCCTAAAATCAGAAATGTTTGCAGGTTTTTGAGGTCATTTGGACTCGGAATGGTTTCAGAAAACATTGATTGACACTCCGCTAAAATACATTGATTTTGTAAAATCATATCAGGTTGGGTAAATAGGTGCTGAAACACGAAGTGAAAGACGGAAAACTAGTCGTTTATCTGGAAGGTCGATTGGACGTTTCTGTGGCAAATGAAGTGGAAGAGGGACTGACTGAACTCATTGATTCCTTGGGTCATAGAAAGGTTCTTCTCAACATGAAAGATGTAGAATATATGTCATCCTCAGGGTTTCGTGCTTGTATTTCCACGTTACGTAAACTCAATTCCAAAGAAGGATTTCTTAAGATATCCAATATAAAACCTGCTGTCAAAAGGATCTTTGATGTTATCGAACTGACATCTTTATTTGATATTTATGATTCAGAAGAAGCAGCATTAAAATCCTTTTAATACATTCGAATTGAATCCAATTTTACATAAAATTGTAGAAACGAAACACACTGAAATTCGCTTAAGTCGTGGTAAGGCATTACCCGACAGAACCATCCCCATTCAGGATTGGAAGGCTCACCTCAAAACAAATTCTGTATCAGTGATCGCTGAGTGCAAAAAGGGTAGCCCCAGTGCTGGGGTGATTCGACCCAATTATGACCCACTATCTATTGCAAAAGAATACGAACGATCTGGAGCGTCAGCGATTTCAGTCCTGACTGATGAGTCCTATTTTTTAGGATCCCTCCAAGATTTACAATTAGTTGCAAACTCAGTTTCATTACCCGTGATACGAAAGGATTTTATCCTCGATCCGATCCAAATTGATGAAGCTTACGCTTACGGAGCTTCTGCTATTTTACTTATAGTCCGTATCCTTTCTAAAAATGAGTTAAAATCACTACATGAGCATGCCAATTCATTAGGGCTTGCTGTCCTGGTTGAGACACATAACGAAGAAGAGGTGAATCTTGCACTTGATATTGGTGCCAATACAATTGGAATCAATACACGAGATTTAGATACATTCCAAATTCATAAAAATCTAATCGAACAAATTGCTCCAAAATTAGATCCTTCCATCATTCGGGTAGCAGAATCTGGGATCGAAAGTTACGAAGATTGGCAAAAATACCGAGGAATGATCGATTCAATGTTAGTTGGAACTTTTTTTATGAAAAGTAAGAACATTTCTGCAGATTTTGAATCCCTTCTCAAAGGTTCCGCATCCAAAAGTAAATGATGAACCAAAGTTGAATTTTGGAAATCATTCCATTCAATAGAATAAAAAGTTGTCTTTTTTTCAAATTCAGATTCTAATTTCCTGAAGTTTTGCTTATGCACTGGAAGTCATTCTTAAAAGGTATCTTCCTATTTTTTACCTACATTGGTTCTGCCAAATTAGGCATGGAATATTTTTCCTTCCATCCTATGAATTTAGCAGTACTCTGGATTCCTTCTGGTATTGGTCTCATTGGTTGTTTATTTTTTGGGTATTCCTTTATTCCCATCGTATGGTTAGCCAGTTTTATCGCCAACAAAGATGGACTGATCAGTAGCCAATTTGGTCTAACTGAGTTTCAATTGTATTTGAGTGTTTGTCTAGTGGCAAGTGTTGATGCCTTCCAATCTACATTGTCTTATTTTTTTTGGACAAGGTACATTCGCAAAAATTTAACATCATCCAAAGATAATTTTTTCTTCATTGTTTATGTATGTTTCCTAGCTAGTTTGATTTCTATTTTAATCCTTGGCATTATTTTACATTCATTTGGTTATTTTCATAATTTAAATCCAAATCAAATTTTCCGAACCATTCTTGTGATTACATTTGGAGATACCATCGGAATATTCATCACTGTTCCTTTGTTTATGGCATGGCGGAAAATGGTTTGGAAAGATATTTCCTTCTTACTGTTTTTTTGGACAATTATTTTTATCATCATCCAAGCCGTCATAGTTTACCAGTTCCCATATTTATTCTTTTTGTCTTTTTTGATTTTGATTTATTTAGGATATCGGTTTCAAATTAGAGGAGTAACATTAGGTGTATTTTTATTGTATTTGTCGAGTATCCTAATGACTCGATTGGGAGTAGGGCCATTTGTCCACCCAGTGATTTTTGATTCCTATATTTATCTTATATCTTTTTTAATTCCGTATGCGATTCTTGCTGAGTTTATAACCTTACAATACCAAAGGTTACTTTCCAATCGTTTTGAATTAGAAAAAAAAGTTTATGATCGCACTAAATTACTTAGAACTCAAATTTTTGAAAAAAATCATGCCATTGAGGCGTTACATAATTCTGAAAAATTATTGAGTGAGACCAATCGTACCAAAGATATATTTTTTTCTATCATTGCACATGATTTACGAAATCCTCTTGGTTCTTTTAAACAAATCACTGAACTGATGTATACTGATTTTGATACTTATACAGATTCAGAAAAAAAAGATACAATATTTGAAATTCAAAAATCTGCATCAAGAGTATATGGATTATTAGAACAACTGTTAGACTGGGCAAGGACACAAACTGGAAATATGCCTTTTCGCCCTACAGAAATTAACCTTCGTTCGGTAGTCTCAAAAATTACGGAACAAATGGGTGTGATGATTCAAAAAAAAGGAATTCAATTGTCTGTTCAAATCCCAGAAAAATTTTCATTCGTATATGCAGATTCTGAAATGATCCAAGCGGTTCTACGGAATTTAATTTCCAATTCAATCAAATTCACAAATGAAAATGGGAAGATTGAAATCTCTGCTTCTCAAGAGGAAGATGGAGTCAGAATTGAATGTAAAGACAACGGTGTTGGAATGGATAGTTCCGATTTGGAGAAATTATTTCGTTTGGATGCTCAGTTGACTAGGATAGGTCTTGAAGGTGAAAAAGGCACTGGGCTTGGACTCATCCTTTGTCATGAATTCATTAAATTACATGGTGGTGAAATTTGGGCCAAAAGTGAAAAAGGGAAGGGAACAACTGTTAGCTTTCGTTTACCCGATCCAAAATAAACAACTTTACTCTTTTTTTGAAATATTGTAATCGATTGAATTCTAAGAAGGATTCCCCACTAAGCTTGTTTTTTGATGGTATGGTAAATATACTATAAACTTTGTATTTCCCTTTGTTGGAATAACATCGATTATCCCTTTGTGTTTTTCTATGATTTGTTTGGAAATGTATAACCCCAATCCAGTCCCTTGTCCAATTGGTTTCGTTGTA
The sequence above is a segment of the Leptospira sp. WS39.C2 genome. Coding sequences within it:
- a CDS encoding STAS domain-containing protein gives rise to the protein MLKHEVKDGKLVVYLEGRLDVSVANEVEEGLTELIDSLGHRKVLLNMKDVEYMSSSGFRACISTLRKLNSKEGFLKISNIKPAVKRIFDVIELTSLFDIYDSEEAALKSF
- the murD gene encoding UDP-N-acetylmuramoyl-L-alanine--D-glutamate ligase, coding for MFSETIPSPNDLKNLQTFLILGGGASGDSAAKLLTSLGKKVILADSFPEKANHSLYSQVLSDKEPQANFEGIECIIKSPGILPNHPYLGIAIQKKIPILSEITLGRIFYKGPIIGITGTDGKSTTTALTFHLLQKKFPKVKMGGNIGVPFTSFCLEENDCVVLELSSYQLEDSPNLQLTASAILNLASDHLERHKTMESYATAKWKIQNLESKDHQCFVNPNFFAFTPFQKPLDSNLHLVGDNQSYCISQNPDQVHTPNFVYDASLFPLNGKHNLMNLCFAIALAEVVGLNPNQIQEQLKTFFGLPHRFQSIPTESLNPDYKSIKFINDSKSTNLHSMLSGISGFKKGDPIYLILGGIPKVEPIEPLILRWKEIECPLFVFGKAKDIWKEELDKTGLPIFYFDDLTSLMKEIRKKIDSDWITNNKSQKNELLSVIFSPAGASFDLYKNFEERGNHFMNLVKDSFGPPSLY
- a CDS encoding ATP-binding protein, which gives rise to MHWKSFLKGIFLFFTYIGSAKLGMEYFSFHPMNLAVLWIPSGIGLIGCLFFGYSFIPIVWLASFIANKDGLISSQFGLTEFQLYLSVCLVASVDAFQSTLSYFFWTRYIRKNLTSSKDNFFFIVYVCFLASLISILILGIILHSFGYFHNLNPNQIFRTILVITFGDTIGIFITVPLFMAWRKMVWKDISFLLFFWTIIFIIIQAVIVYQFPYLFFLSFLILIYLGYRFQIRGVTLGVFLLYLSSILMTRLGVGPFVHPVIFDSYIYLISFLIPYAILAEFITLQYQRLLSNRFELEKKVYDRTKLLRTQIFEKNHAIEALHNSEKLLSETNRTKDIFFSIIAHDLRNPLGSFKQITELMYTDFDTYTDSEKKDTIFEIQKSASRVYGLLEQLLDWARTQTGNMPFRPTEINLRSVVSKITEQMGVMIQKKGIQLSVQIPEKFSFVYADSEMIQAVLRNLISNSIKFTNENGKIEISASQEEDGVRIECKDNGVGMDSSDLEKLFRLDAQLTRIGLEGEKGTGLGLILCHEFIKLHGGEIWAKSEKGKGTTVSFRLPDPK
- a CDS encoding indole-3-glycerol-phosphate synthase, which encodes MNPILHKIVETKHTEIRLSRGKALPDRTIPIQDWKAHLKTNSVSVIAECKKGSPSAGVIRPNYDPLSIAKEYERSGASAISVLTDESYFLGSLQDLQLVANSVSLPVIRKDFILDPIQIDEAYAYGASAILLIVRILSKNELKSLHEHANSLGLAVLVETHNEEEVNLALDIGANTIGINTRDLDTFQIHKNLIEQIAPKLDPSIIRVAESGIESYEDWQKYRGMIDSMLVGTFFMKSKNISADFESLLKGSASKSK